The Streptomyces cyaneogriseus subsp. noncyanogenus region CGACCGCCCGGTCGGCGACCGTGAAGCTGGACGCCTCGGCCCGCCCGGTGTAGTACCGCCCGACGACCGCCTCGTCGATCGTGCCCTCGACGTCCGCGGCGAGCTGCGCGACCGCCGAGGCCAGCTCCCGCAGATCGCTGCCGATCGCGTCGACGAGCGCCTGGCACGCCTCCGGGGTGGCCGACCGCCCGGCGGTGCGGAACTCCGCGCGCACGAACGCCAGCCGGTCCGCCGGCTTCGTCATCTTCGGGCACGCCACCTCCCGCGCCCCGGCCTTGCGCGCGGCGTCCAGCAGCCCCTTGCCCTTGGCGCCGCCCGCGTGCAGCAGCACGAGGGTGATCTCCTCGGCGGGGGCCGCGAGATACGCCTTCACGTCCTTGACGGTGTCCGCCGACAGGTCCTGGGCGTTGCGTACGACCACGACCTTGCGCTCGGCGAAGAGCGAGGGACTGGTCAGCTCCGCGAGCGTGCCGGGCTGCACCTGCTCCGGGGTCAGGTCTCGCACGTCCGTGTCGGAGTCGGCGGCCCGCGCGGCGGCCACCACCTCCTGCACGGCACGGTCGAGCAGCAGCTCCTCCTGGCCCACGGCAAGCGTCACCGGGGCGAGAGGGTCGTCGTCAGCAGTCTTCCTGGCCATCGCGTCCAGCATCCCATGGGCCACTGACAGCGGGGGGCGGGCATGGGGCCGAGCAGAGGGCGCCCGGCCCGCCGGCACCGGGGCAGGCGGCCTTGGCCGGAGGGTTCGGGCCGGTGGCCAGGGGGCCGGGCCGGTGGCCGGGGGGCCGGGGGTTGGAGGCCGGGGGGCCGGGGCTGGAGGCCGGCGGCCGACCGCCCCGGTGCCGGTGGCCGGGCTACGGCTCCTCCCGCCAGCCGTCCCACTCCTCCGCGAACGCGTCCAGCTCGGCCGCGTCCAGCCGCTCGTCCTCGTCCCGCAGGAGGACGAGCCACTGGGCGTCCTCGGCGTCGTCCTCACCGGCCAGCGCGTCGCGGACCAGCCGGGGCTCCTCCTCGACCCCGAACCGCTCCCCCAGCGCCTGGGCCACCTCTTCCGCGGCATCGCGGTCGGGCAGCACCAGCACATGTCTCACATCACTCACGTACGCCATTGTCGGGCACGGCCCCGGCGGCGAACCGAGCCCCCGGCGGCGCACCGCAGGTCAGCCGCTCACTTTCCACACCGTGCCGTCGGGCAGGTACCGGACGTAGGAGCTGCCGTCGGTCTCCCTCGCGTAACCGAACCGGTCCTGCTCCGGACGGCCGGCTGCGGCCCACCACTCCCGGGCCGCTTCGGCTTCCTTCCACAGCCCGTCGTCGCCGCCGTACGTCACCATGCCCGTGTTCTCGCCGGCGAGCGG contains the following coding sequences:
- the holA gene encoding DNA polymerase III subunit delta, whose protein sequence is MARKTADDDPLAPVTLAVGQEELLLDRAVQEVVAAARAADSDTDVRDLTPEQVQPGTLAELTSPSLFAERKVVVVRNAQDLSADTVKDVKAYLAAPAEEITLVLLHAGGAKGKGLLDAARKAGAREVACPKMTKPADRLAFVRAEFRTAGRSATPEACQALVDAIGSDLRELASAVAQLAADVEGTIDEAVVGRYYTGRAEASSFTVADRAVEGRAAEALEALRWSLATGVAPVLITSALAQGVRAIGKLSSARGGRPADLARELGMPPWKIDRVRQQMRGWTPDGVAVALRAVAEADAGVKGGGDDPEYALEKAVVTIARAARSRGRAQ